A window of Blastomonas sp. SL216 contains these coding sequences:
- a CDS encoding polysaccharide biosynthesis protein, with the protein MSRADVASGAALSGLARMGAIIEIVTQPAFVWMFGLATYGTYIVLWAAVNVLSTITTLSLAQGLQRSIPAAPTREIEHGVVRYALLVTVIPSTIVALCIALAAPAIAPQFSVEPAMRPHLPAMIALFVWTLPLTVALEIATAAARARRAFGPEIRLRIFWEQIARLIVAVALYGLGVRLFGLFIAHIVSLGVTAWLSVRLLGRYYDLALLWRAPMPPALRHDTLKSGLATMPPNLARRAFNDLPPVLLGLALSGGGGAVAAGLFGIARKIASVPLIVRQTFLYVLAPLSAAQRAADRAEIAPLYRFANRIAAIIVLPLTGVMIAGGDATLLLFSPEAAAALPVLIVLLLGRAGETILGAATPIVEMTGHRLLPLANSVAGLGVAGLVGWLTVDELGATGMALAVSAGVIVSSWAAVAELWASDGLGPFDRHFLRALACGIGGFATLWLIGWVFSGLGMVPRAAIQFACFVPLVWLGLKIGLDAEDKAALGKAGRKLAL; encoded by the coding sequence GTGAGCCGCGCCGATGTGGCAAGCGGCGCTGCGCTGTCCGGCCTGGCGCGCATGGGCGCGATCATCGAGATCGTCACCCAGCCCGCGTTCGTCTGGATGTTCGGGCTGGCCACCTATGGCACCTATATCGTGCTCTGGGCCGCCGTGAACGTGCTGTCGACCATCACCACATTGTCGCTGGCGCAGGGGCTGCAGCGCTCGATCCCTGCCGCACCGACCCGCGAGATCGAGCATGGCGTGGTGCGCTATGCGCTGCTGGTGACGGTGATCCCTTCCACGATCGTCGCCTTGTGCATAGCGCTGGCGGCGCCCGCCATCGCGCCGCAATTTTCGGTCGAGCCGGCGATGCGGCCGCATCTGCCCGCGATGATCGCGCTGTTCGTCTGGACGCTGCCGCTGACCGTCGCGCTGGAAATCGCCACCGCGGCGGCGCGTGCGCGGCGAGCGTTCGGGCCTGAAATCCGGCTGCGCATCTTCTGGGAGCAGATCGCGCGGCTGATCGTCGCGGTGGCGCTCTATGGGCTGGGCGTGCGGCTGTTCGGGCTGTTCATCGCGCATATCGTCTCGCTCGGCGTGACCGCCTGGCTCTCGGTGCGGTTGCTGGGGCGCTATTACGACCTCGCCCTGCTCTGGCGCGCGCCGATGCCGCCCGCGCTGCGCCACGACACGCTGAAATCGGGCCTGGCGACGATGCCGCCCAATCTGGCGCGCCGGGCATTCAACGATCTGCCGCCGGTGCTGCTGGGCCTGGCGCTGAGCGGCGGCGGTGGCGCTGTAGCCGCAGGGCTGTTCGGCATCGCGCGCAAGATCGCATCGGTGCCGCTGATCGTGCGCCAGACGTTTCTCTACGTCCTCGCGCCGCTGAGCGCCGCGCAGCGCGCCGCCGACAGGGCCGAGATCGCGCCGCTCTATCGCTTTGCCAACCGGATCGCGGCGATCATCGTGCTGCCGCTGACCGGGGTGATGATCGCAGGCGGCGATGCGACGCTGCTGCTGTTCTCGCCAGAGGCCGCCGCCGCGCTGCCGGTGCTGATCGTGCTGCTGCTGGGCCGCGCGGGCGAAACGATCCTGGGCGCGGCCACCCCGATCGTCGAGATGACCGGGCACCGCCTGCTGCCGCTGGCCAATTCGGTCGCGGGGCTTGGCGTTGCCGGGCTGGTCGGCTGGCTGACGGTCGACGAACTGGGGGCAACCGGCATGGCGCTGGCGGTCAGCGCAGGGGTGATCGTGTCGAGCTGGGCGGCGGTGGCAGAGCTTTGGGCGAGCGACGGGCTGGGGCCGTTCGACCGGCATTTCCTGCGCGCGCTGGCCTGCGGCATCGGCGGGTTTGCCACGCTCTGGCTGATCGGCTGGGTCTTTTCGGGCCTGGGCATGGTACCCCGCGCCGCGATCCAGTTCGCCTGTTTCGTTCCGCTGGTCTGGCTGGGTCTCAAGATCGGGCTGGACGCCGAGGACAAGGCCGCGCTGGGCAAGGCCGGGCGCAAACTCGCATTATGA
- a CDS encoding long-chain fatty acid--CoA ligase, translating into MIANTSLDQFSHFNNLLDLFFARADELGDKPFLWAKRGGAWTSTSWRQAAGQVAELAHALKEMGLQRGDRVMLVSENRPEWCIADLAIMAAGCVTVPTYTTNTERDHQHILDNSGARAVIVSDAKLARTLLPAVLRAGNAWHVIGMEPVKVGQASRFRAHNWSDLVSGSAARQAELLPRIRADAATLTRNDTACIIYTSGTGGAPRGVMQHHGAILHNIAGPTRVISEDFGWEDEVFLSFLPLSHAYEHSAGQFFPIGLGAQIYYSEGLEKLASNIEEVRPTLMVVVPRLFEVLRARILKQIQKQGKVANFLFERAMALGEKQLAGRAGVIDKPMDFILSKSLRPKIQARFGGRIKAMVSGGAPLNPEIGVFFHALGLTLLQGYGQTEAAPIIACNRPKVGLKMDTVGPPLADTEVRIADDGEILVRGELVMHGYWQNPEETARVLKDGWLHTGDIGHIDEAGRIAITDRKKDLIVNDKGDNVSPQKVEGMLTLQPEIHQAMVMGDRRPYLVGLVVPDPEWTMEWASAQGLKVDFAALQANPQFKSAVRAAIDRVNGDLSVIEKVRQFAFADEPFSIENGEMTPSMKIRRHVIRGRYQDRLDGLYKS; encoded by the coding sequence GTGATCGCCAACACATCGCTCGACCAGTTTTCCCATTTCAACAACCTGCTCGACCTGTTCTTCGCGCGGGCGGATGAGCTGGGCGACAAGCCGTTCCTGTGGGCCAAGCGCGGCGGAGCCTGGACATCGACCAGCTGGCGGCAGGCGGCGGGCCAGGTCGCGGAGCTGGCGCATGCGCTCAAGGAAATGGGGCTGCAGCGCGGCGACCGGGTGATGCTGGTCAGCGAAAACCGCCCCGAATGGTGCATTGCCGACCTTGCGATCATGGCCGCAGGCTGCGTGACCGTTCCCACCTACACCACCAATACCGAGCGCGACCACCAGCATATCCTGGACAATTCCGGCGCGCGCGCGGTGATCGTCTCCGACGCCAAGCTGGCGCGCACGCTGCTGCCTGCGGTGCTGCGCGCGGGCAATGCCTGGCATGTGATCGGCATGGAACCGGTCAAGGTCGGCCAGGCCAGCCGCTTTCGCGCGCACAACTGGTCTGATCTGGTCAGCGGTTCTGCCGCGCGCCAGGCCGAATTGCTGCCCAGGATCCGCGCCGATGCGGCAACGCTGACCCGCAACGACACGGCCTGCATCATCTATACCAGCGGCACCGGCGGCGCGCCGCGCGGCGTGATGCAGCACCATGGCGCCATCCTGCACAATATCGCCGGCCCGACCCGCGTGATTTCCGAAGATTTCGGCTGGGAGGACGAGGTGTTCCTGTCGTTCCTGCCGCTGAGCCACGCCTATGAACACAGCGCCGGCCAGTTCTTCCCGATCGGGCTGGGCGCGCAGATCTATTATTCCGAAGGGCTGGAAAAGCTGGCCAGCAATATCGAGGAGGTGCGCCCGACGCTGATGGTCGTGGTGCCGCGCCTGTTCGAGGTGCTGCGCGCGCGTATCCTCAAGCAGATCCAGAAACAGGGCAAGGTCGCCAATTTCCTGTTCGAACGCGCGATGGCGCTGGGCGAAAAGCAGCTGGCGGGCCGCGCGGGCGTGATCGACAAGCCGATGGACTTCATCCTGTCGAAGAGCCTGCGCCCCAAGATCCAGGCGCGCTTCGGCGGGCGGATCAAGGCGATGGTGTCGGGCGGCGCGCCGCTGAACCCCGAGATCGGCGTGTTCTTCCACGCGCTGGGGCTGACATTGCTGCAGGGTTACGGCCAGACCGAGGCCGCGCCGATCATCGCGTGCAACCGCCCCAAGGTCGGCCTGAAGATGGACACGGTCGGCCCACCGCTCGCCGATACCGAAGTGCGCATTGCCGATGACGGCGAAATTCTGGTGCGCGGCGAGCTGGTGATGCACGGCTATTGGCAGAACCCCGAAGAGACCGCACGGGTGCTGAAGGACGGCTGGCTGCATACCGGCGATATCGGCCATATCGACGAGGCGGGACGCATTGCGATCACCGACCGCAAGAAGGACCTGATCGTCAACGACAAGGGCGACAATGTCTCGCCGCAAAAGGTCGAAGGCATGCTGACGCTGCAGCCCGAAATCCACCAGGCGATGGTGATGGGCGACCGGCGGCCGTATCTGGTCGGTCTGGTGGTGCCCGATCCCGAATGGACGATGGAATGGGCCAGCGCCCAGGGGCTGAAGGTCGATTTTGCCGCCTTGCAGGCCAATCCGCAGTTCAAATCCGCTGTCCGGGCGGCGATCGACCGGGTGAACGGTGACCTGTCGGTGATCGAGAAGGTGCGCCAGTTCGCCTTTGCCGACGAGCCGTTCAGCATCGAGAATGGCGAGATGACACCGTCGATGAAGATCCGGCGGCATGTCATCCGCGGGCGCTATCAGGATCGGCTCGACGGACTGTACAAGAGCTGA